One window of the Cydia splendana chromosome 18, ilCydSple1.2, whole genome shotgun sequence genome contains the following:
- the LOC134799208 gene encoding general odorant-binding protein 83a-like: MEWLMVLCLLAVGVRAEFPTQEFLEALKPVVAKCEASTGVDKALVDDFSKGTMVDDEKLKCYMKCIFLEFQVLDETTGHFRYERMLAALPQEMKSIAYEMGRNCIHFKGEGAANLCQVSYDLHRCWQQADPEVSYKM; the protein is encoded by the exons ATGGAGTGGCTGATGGTGCTATGTCTATTAGCTGTGGGCGTTCGGGCTGAG tTTCCGACGCAAGAATTTCTCGAAGCCCTCAAACCTGTCGTAGCTAAATGCGAAGCGAGCACCGGGGTCGATAAAG CACTTGTAGATGACTTCAGCAAAGGTACCATGGTCGACGATGAAAAATTAaag TGTTACATGAAGTGCATTTTTCTGGAATTTCAAGTT CTAGACGAAACAACAGGCCATTTCCGATACGAGAGGATGCTAGCCGCTCTCCCCCAAGAGATGAAAAGCATCGCGTATGAAATGGGCCGCAATTGCATCCACTTCAAGGGGGAGGGGGCCGCGAACCTCTGCCAAGTGTCGTATGACCTGCATAGATGCTGGCAACAAGCTGACCCTGAGGTAAGTTATAAGATGTAG